In Trichocoleus desertorum NBK24, the following are encoded in one genomic region:
- a CDS encoding OmpA family protein, protein MPASYRFKSATLLGLWVGLTEIAIATSVTAAPNPTNRATNQTPPAPPMQVVVNSNQDGPIQSDAALTLREAIALTSGTLERDRLSTEEQAQVTPLSADASSRIEFSLPAEQTTIRLTSVLPPLDSPGLVLDGTTQPGYDAEKSATAEITIPIPVVAITPAEGQEVFRGLTVVADNVTIRGLSLFGFNSRRQVPASTPPADIFIAHRLPPPDTSQQQPPYANFPFSAEDQPPQNVTIENNWLGLTTDEQMPANPSAFGVSVFNGVGTVIRRNRIANHDGSGIITAVRAESTQITENIIVGNGMAGMPDAIRLEGVIDRSQITANLICGNDGSGIYLFKPDGAVQIQANQIKLNGRRLRRAAVYLMGNQHQVTQNQISDQTGPGVVVTSYPKSDRNLIQDNQFAALEGLSIDLNTQQNVGVQDYQRGDGPNPPRNSGNRRLDTGNSAINAPQWLSSEFILLNNQVNVDGKADPGAQVEIYRVEARTQEPEAKNKAIELFPGYAPLSQAIATTTANDAGQFSATLTNVQPGAQISAIATDPRYGTSEPAANATIRSTQGPVTPPSAPTPVTEVPRCTTPPVAQVPPPVPVEPPPTPEPIRLRVPRNIHFALDKDTISPESAAVLDQIAGVLREYPFIVVDIEGHTDPRASDAYNLDLGRRRALAARNYLLRQDVAPERLTIRSLGETQRRTTGASRVDYARDRRAEFTFRDVRGIDIIFEAQEEDLQIEPAGTR, encoded by the coding sequence ATGCCTGCATCCTACCGCTTCAAATCGGCTACCCTCCTGGGACTTTGGGTTGGACTCACCGAAATCGCGATCGCGACTAGCGTCACGGCAGCTCCCAACCCTACCAACCGGGCTACAAATCAGACTCCGCCTGCGCCACCTATGCAGGTGGTGGTCAACAGCAACCAAGATGGGCCGATCCAATCAGATGCAGCGCTGACCCTGCGAGAGGCGATCGCCCTGACCAGTGGCACCTTAGAGCGCGATCGCTTGAGTACAGAGGAACAAGCCCAAGTGACTCCGCTGAGCGCTGATGCCTCTTCTCGGATCGAATTCAGCTTACCTGCCGAGCAAACAACGATTCGCCTCACCTCAGTCTTGCCCCCGCTGGATAGCCCAGGCTTAGTCCTAGATGGCACCACACAACCTGGATACGATGCGGAAAAATCGGCCACGGCTGAGATTACCATTCCAATCCCAGTCGTTGCCATTACTCCTGCGGAGGGACAGGAAGTATTTCGCGGACTCACTGTAGTCGCAGATAATGTGACGATTCGGGGTCTCAGTCTCTTCGGATTTAACTCCCGTCGTCAAGTGCCAGCCAGCACCCCTCCGGCTGATATTTTTATTGCTCACCGTTTACCACCTCCAGACACCAGCCAACAGCAACCGCCCTATGCCAACTTCCCATTCAGCGCTGAAGACCAACCGCCGCAGAACGTCACGATCGAGAACAACTGGCTAGGTCTAACCACCGATGAACAGATGCCTGCCAATCCATCGGCGTTTGGGGTGTCTGTGTTTAATGGAGTCGGCACCGTGATTCGGCGTAATCGAATTGCTAACCACGATGGCAGCGGCATTATTACTGCGGTTCGCGCCGAGAGTACACAGATCACAGAAAACATTATTGTGGGCAACGGCATGGCAGGGATGCCCGACGCCATTCGGCTCGAAGGTGTGATCGATCGCTCCCAAATTACGGCTAACTTGATTTGTGGCAACGATGGCAGCGGCATTTATTTGTTTAAACCTGACGGGGCAGTGCAGATTCAAGCCAACCAAATCAAATTGAATGGACGGAGGTTGCGGCGAGCCGCAGTTTATTTGATGGGCAATCAGCATCAGGTAACCCAAAACCAGATTAGTGATCAAACTGGGCCTGGAGTCGTAGTCACGTCCTATCCCAAAAGCGATCGCAACTTAATTCAAGACAACCAATTTGCTGCCTTAGAAGGACTCAGCATTGACCTCAATACTCAGCAAAATGTGGGCGTGCAAGACTACCAACGCGGCGATGGCCCCAACCCCCCTCGCAATTCAGGCAATCGGCGCTTAGATACTGGCAACTCGGCCATTAATGCTCCTCAATGGCTCAGTTCAGAATTTATCCTGCTCAACAATCAAGTCAATGTAGATGGCAAAGCCGATCCGGGTGCTCAAGTAGAGATTTATCGAGTTGAGGCTAGGACGCAGGAGCCAGAAGCCAAGAACAAAGCTATCGAGTTGTTCCCTGGTTATGCACCTTTAAGTCAAGCGATCGCTACCACAACAGCCAACGACGCAGGCCAATTTAGCGCCACCTTGACCAATGTGCAGCCCGGAGCACAAATTAGCGCGATCGCCACAGACCCCCGTTATGGCACCTCGGAGCCTGCCGCCAATGCCACCATTCGCAGCACCCAAGGGCCTGTTACACCCCCTTCAGCACCAACTCCCGTTACAGAAGTGCCCCGCTGCACCACTCCCCCCGTGGCCCAAGTGCCACCCCCAGTTCCAGTCGAACCCCCTCCGACTCCAGAACCCATTCGGCTACGTGTGCCCAGAAACATCCACTTTGCCCTAGACAAAGACACCATCAGTCCAGAGAGTGCCGCAGTGCTCGACCAAATTGCTGGCGTACTCCGAGAATATCCTTTCATCGTGGTTGATATTGAAGGTCACACCGATCCGCGTGCTAGCGATGCCTACAACTTAGACTTAGGTCGCCGTCGAGCTTTAGCCGCGAGAAACTATCTACTCCGTCAAGATGTAGCGCCAGAACGGTTAACCATCCGTTCTTTAGGGGAAACCCAACGTAGAACTACGGGTGCCAGTCGTGTGGATTATGCCCGCGATCGCCGAGCCGAATTTACCTTCCGAGATGTGCGCGGTATAGATATCATCTTCGAGGCTCAAGAAGAAGACTTACAAATTGAGCCTGCGGGCACCCGATAA
- the gcvT gene encoding glycine cleavage system aminomethyltransferase GcvT — protein MESDDWKVTSKGNEQQSDSEFTLILKSLPKTGTSTDNATGRITQQVVVSRRIKTVSLKQRNYKAVASLSDANNAATPLPLARTPLFEHAVALKARMTAFSGWEMPVQYLGIAQEHQAVRQQAGMFDISHMGKFVLKGQQVIEQLQGLVPSDLSRLQPGAAQYTVLLTPEAGIVDDLIVYYQGEDGAGQPTVVLIVNAGTTLKDKTWLTEHLGLNQIDFQDLSTDNALIAVQGPQAIACLQPLVEADLSAVKPFGHLMAPVLGQPGFLARTGYTGEDGFEVMVDAAAGAELWRSLLAAGVTPCGLGCRDTLRLEAAMALYGQDIDETTTPLEAGLGWLVHLDTKGDFIGRSVLEQQKRAGVERRLVGLKMAGRNIARHGYPVLHEGQTVGEVTSGSWSPTLEQAIALAYVPTPLSKVGQQLDIEIRGKLYPGEVVKRPFYRRQTSL, from the coding sequence ATGGAAAGTGACGATTGGAAGGTAACGAGCAAAGGTAACGAGCAACAGAGTGATTCAGAGTTTACCTTGATTCTCAAGAGCTTACCCAAAACAGGCACCTCAACGGATAACGCAACGGGTAGGATAACGCAACAGGTAGTAGTTTCCCGTAGGATCAAAACAGTTTCACTCAAACAACGGAATTATAAAGCTGTGGCCTCATTAAGCGATGCAAACAACGCTGCAACTCCCTTGCCCCTCGCCCGAACCCCCCTGTTTGAGCATGCAGTTGCTCTGAAAGCTCGCATGACTGCATTTTCTGGCTGGGAAATGCCCGTGCAGTACCTCGGCATTGCTCAAGAACACCAAGCGGTGCGGCAGCAAGCAGGTATGTTTGACATTTCCCACATGGGCAAATTTGTGCTGAAAGGCCAGCAGGTGATCGAGCAGCTCCAGGGTTTAGTACCTTCAGATTTAAGTCGGCTTCAACCTGGGGCCGCTCAATACACCGTTTTGCTCACACCAGAAGCGGGCATTGTGGATGATTTGATTGTGTATTACCAGGGAGAAGATGGGGCAGGACAACCGACGGTCGTGCTGATTGTTAACGCAGGCACGACGCTAAAAGACAAAACTTGGTTGACCGAGCATCTTGGGCTAAACCAGATTGACTTTCAAGATCTTTCAACCGACAATGCCCTGATTGCGGTGCAAGGTCCCCAAGCGATCGCCTGTTTACAACCTTTAGTGGAGGCAGACTTGAGCGCCGTAAAACCGTTTGGGCATTTGATGGCTCCTGTTTTGGGTCAGCCTGGTTTCTTGGCTCGCACAGGCTACACCGGAGAAGATGGTTTTGAAGTCATGGTGGATGCTGCGGCAGGTGCAGAACTGTGGCGATCGCTACTGGCGGCTGGGGTGACCCCTTGCGGTTTGGGTTGTCGGGATACCCTGCGTTTAGAGGCAGCGATGGCTCTGTACGGCCAAGATATTGACGAAACAACCACACCTCTAGAAGCAGGTCTGGGCTGGCTCGTACATCTAGACACTAAAGGCGACTTTATCGGGCGATCGGTGCTAGAGCAACAAAAGCGAGCAGGTGTGGAACGGCGGTTAGTGGGGCTAAAAATGGCAGGGCGCAATATTGCACGGCATGGCTACCCGGTGCTGCATGAGGGGCAAACGGTGGGTGAAGTCACGAGTGGCAGTTGGTCGCCAACTTTGGAGCAGGCGATCGCCCTAGCTTATGTCCCTACACCTCTAAGCAAAGTGGGACAGCAACTTGATATAGAGATCCGTGGCAAACTCTATCCGGGAGAGGTGGTGAAACGGCCCTTCTATCGACGCCAGACCAGCCTATGA
- a CDS encoding S-layer homology domain-containing protein: protein MRKETLTYVRTAAACTLLTLVAGSLTAEAKADVVVPVASVPEPGSSVVSTSAADLTGTPAIAPPESSLAAEFAATSLPGLQRDWSPISVESAVTVNDLAPEVAASELGTTDQAVLDSEPQSTAVASDSDRSKAQVVAAQPKQLTSSASAATGLAATPETVEPEFAVSDRDAEPAIAPLALPKSEYQLAQVSSFSDIQGHWAQSVIEALAARDVVRGFPDGTFRPDVTVTKAQFAAIVRQAFQVQPVRTSVQFSDVAANYWAYNAIDEAYRSGFVSESGNNLFRPDQGISRNQALVGLVNGLQLTSESNSTDVLETYFQDAAQLAAADRNDLAIATEKRLVVSYPNVRSLNPSQLATRAEVAASVYQALVQSGQVSALDASAIASQYIAGPATTAVTPPATSETLPTTPTTAAAPSEETIQGLQTRLQALETEAENFGNVFEGSPALSIANPVGFGADNGTGFISAFYQERTRRSNKDDGAVGIGVGLGDARRNVGVELSYTIASFGSNRDFGTGGFNVKVHRAFSEDFAAAVGWNGFITVGDETDFEDSLYATATKIFRTRQDLSSSFSRVALTGGVGNGQFRLEDDAFEDDETVNVFGSVAVRVVRPVSAIVEWTGQDLAAGLSIVPFKNQSLVITPALRDIAGAGDGARFVLGLGYSWKF from the coding sequence ATGAGAAAAGAAACGCTGACCTATGTCCGCACGGCGGCGGCCTGCACTTTATTAACCCTAGTGGCAGGCAGTTTAACGGCAGAGGCGAAGGCGGATGTAGTCGTTCCGGTAGCCTCGGTGCCAGAACCTGGTAGCTCCGTGGTCTCAACCAGTGCGGCTGATCTGACAGGGACTCCCGCGATCGCGCCTCCCGAAAGTTCTTTGGCAGCAGAGTTTGCAGCAACCTCCCTCCCAGGTCTTCAGCGGGATTGGTCGCCTATTTCAGTGGAATCAGCGGTAACAGTCAATGACTTGGCTCCAGAAGTCGCTGCTAGCGAACTGGGTACGACTGATCAGGCTGTCCTAGACTCCGAGCCTCAATCCACTGCGGTTGCCTCCGATTCGGATCGCTCTAAAGCTCAGGTTGTGGCGGCACAGCCAAAGCAACTTACATCTAGCGCCTCAGCAGCGACAGGACTGGCAGCTACACCGGAAACTGTAGAGCCTGAATTTGCCGTAAGCGATCGTGATGCTGAACCTGCGATCGCGCCTTTGGCCCTGCCTAAATCTGAGTATCAATTAGCTCAAGTTAGTTCGTTTTCGGATATTCAAGGCCACTGGGCGCAAAGTGTGATTGAAGCATTGGCTGCGAGAGATGTAGTGCGCGGTTTTCCCGATGGCACCTTTCGACCTGATGTGACAGTAACCAAAGCCCAATTTGCGGCGATTGTCCGGCAGGCGTTCCAAGTGCAACCTGTACGTACTTCGGTGCAGTTCTCAGATGTGGCGGCTAATTATTGGGCGTATAACGCCATTGATGAAGCGTACCGCTCTGGATTTGTCTCTGAGTCCGGTAACAATCTGTTTCGCCCAGACCAAGGCATCTCCCGCAATCAGGCGCTAGTGGGTTTAGTGAATGGCTTACAGCTAACTTCTGAGTCCAACAGCACCGACGTTTTAGAAACTTATTTCCAAGATGCTGCCCAACTAGCCGCTGCCGATCGCAATGACCTAGCGATCGCTACCGAGAAGCGATTGGTGGTGAGTTACCCAAATGTGAGGTCGTTGAACCCTAGCCAACTGGCGACGAGGGCGGAAGTAGCAGCTTCTGTTTACCAAGCCTTGGTGCAAAGTGGGCAAGTTTCAGCTTTAGATGCTAGCGCGATCGCCTCTCAGTATATTGCTGGCCCAGCGACCACGGCAGTAACTCCCCCAGCGACCTCAGAAACACTACCAACCACACCCACCACAGCAGCGGCTCCTTCTGAAGAAACAATTCAAGGGCTGCAAACCCGTTTGCAAGCTTTGGAAACCGAGGCGGAAAACTTTGGCAATGTCTTTGAAGGCTCACCAGCGCTCAGCATTGCCAACCCGGTAGGCTTTGGGGCTGATAATGGCACAGGATTCATTAGTGCTTTCTATCAAGAGCGCACCCGACGCAGCAACAAGGATGATGGTGCAGTTGGGATTGGGGTTGGTTTAGGAGATGCCCGTAGAAATGTTGGGGTCGAGCTTTCCTACACGATTGCCAGCTTTGGTTCTAATCGTGACTTTGGTACGGGCGGATTTAACGTAAAAGTTCATCGCGCCTTCTCAGAAGATTTTGCTGCGGCAGTGGGTTGGAACGGCTTCATAACAGTTGGAGATGAAACTGACTTTGAGGATTCACTTTACGCGACAGCTACTAAAATTTTCCGGACGCGCCAAGACTTAAGCTCTTCCTTTAGCCGAGTTGCCCTGACCGGGGGGGTTGGGAACGGTCAATTCCGTTTGGAAGATGATGCGTTTGAAGACGACGAGACTGTGAATGTGTTTGGTAGTGTGGCTGTGCGGGTGGTGCGCCCAGTAAGCGCGATCGTGGAATGGACAGGACAAGATCTAGCAGCAGGGTTATCGATTGTGCCGTTTAAGAACCAAAGTTTGGTGATTACCCCAGCTCTGCGAGACATTGCAGGTGCAGGAGATGGGGCTCGCTTTGTTTTGGGGCTAGGTTACTCCTGGAAGTTTTGA
- a CDS encoding ABC transporter ATP-binding protein, whose translation MSDTVIRVENLGKKYIIGRQKQERYLTLRDAIAQTARSVGQHFSSSKHKGKLRLDQEEFWALKDVAFEIKQGDRVGIIGRNGAGKSTLLKILSRITEPTTGRISIKGRVASLLEVGTGFHPELTGRENIFLNGAILGMGKTEISKKFDEIVAFAEVENFLDTPVKRYSSGMYVRLAFAVAAHLEPEILIVDEVLAVGDAQFQKKCLGKMEDVGKEGRTVIFVSHNTDSIRRLCSSGVYLSSGMVQDLGSIDYIVNQYLEQFHTKDQENSQPHIIYFDNRRTGYSVKRIEILEIDKTAKEKLYTWDSVRFRIVFHSPSNLNNGSVVVQISTLSGAVLTLCSTQPDSSFPIEFKKGINHVDCVFPRLMLSAGKYFIGVGLAIPHAEWLYREFEHGVLQVLPRDVFNSRLAPLQSRYVVPQEHTWEV comes from the coding sequence ATGTCTGATACGGTAATCCGGGTTGAGAACTTAGGTAAAAAATATATCATCGGTCGCCAAAAGCAGGAGAGATACCTGACGTTGCGAGATGCGATCGCTCAAACAGCTCGGTCAGTAGGTCAGCATTTTTCATCATCTAAGCACAAGGGAAAACTACGGCTTGATCAAGAAGAGTTTTGGGCGCTTAAGGATGTCGCTTTTGAAATTAAGCAAGGCGATCGCGTTGGTATTATTGGGCGCAATGGTGCGGGAAAATCTACTTTATTAAAGATATTAAGTCGGATTACAGAACCTACAACGGGACGTATTTCCATTAAAGGCCGAGTTGCTAGCTTATTAGAAGTTGGTACAGGGTTTCATCCGGAACTTACTGGGCGAGAGAATATATTTCTCAATGGTGCCATCCTTGGCATGGGAAAAACCGAAATCAGTAAAAAATTCGATGAGATCGTTGCTTTTGCTGAAGTTGAAAATTTTTTAGATACACCAGTTAAGCGTTATTCCTCTGGTATGTATGTGCGCTTGGCATTTGCTGTTGCTGCTCATCTAGAACCAGAAATTTTAATTGTGGATGAAGTGCTAGCAGTAGGAGACGCTCAATTTCAAAAAAAGTGTTTAGGAAAAATGGAGGATGTTGGCAAAGAGGGAAGGACTGTCATATTTGTTAGTCACAATACAGATAGTATTCGCAGGCTTTGCTCATCTGGAGTTTACCTATCTTCAGGAATGGTTCAAGATCTTGGATCTATTGACTATATAGTCAACCAGTATCTGGAACAGTTTCATACCAAAGATCAAGAAAATAGCCAACCTCATATTATTTACTTTGATAATAGGAGAACAGGTTATTCCGTTAAGCGGATTGAAATCTTGGAAATAGATAAAACAGCAAAAGAAAAGTTGTACACCTGGGATTCGGTCAGATTTCGCATTGTCTTTCATTCCCCCAGTAATTTGAATAATGGTTCGGTTGTTGTCCAAATATCGACTCTCTCAGGAGCAGTTCTTACACTCTGTTCAACTCAGCCGGACTCCAGTTTTCCTATTGAGTTTAAGAAGGGTATAAATCACGTTGACTGTGTTTTTCCTCGCCTGATGCTCTCTGCCGGAAAGTATTTTATAGGAGTAGGTCTTGCTATACCTCATGCAGAATGGCTCTACCGAGAATTTGAGCATGGGGTTTTGCAGGTTCTCCCGCGAGATGTTTTTAATTCTCGTTTAGCACCCCTTCAGTCTCGATATGTAGTTCCCCAAGAACATACCTGGGAAGTATAA
- a CDS encoding class I SAM-dependent methyltransferase encodes MEQIRNNLWQTQCPLCDAHPIHKVGDINYFSPVYYSSEKVSMLLEPELWKCGICNSAFVQNAVPEETSISLYKQGNTEKRWSSMPFEQSRTSVILKALERFLRKNARVLDIGCGAGDFLDFARNTGCHTFGVEYSLVGLDLVKKKGHIAFSDLKEANGLFEVITAFDLVEHLYNLPQFMEMCLEKLSPNGCLLFLTGDISCFWAQFTGSNWWYVRYPEHIVFPSKKYFELHPKLQLVDWIPTYASPVYQQPMLSAAKAITKALRGGDYSGLPSIGSDHILVILKRKNSL; translated from the coding sequence ATGGAACAAATTAGAAATAACCTCTGGCAAACGCAGTGCCCCTTATGTGATGCCCATCCTATTCACAAAGTAGGTGATATAAATTACTTCTCGCCAGTGTACTATTCCAGTGAAAAAGTATCGATGCTGCTAGAGCCTGAACTTTGGAAGTGTGGGATTTGCAACTCAGCTTTTGTACAGAATGCTGTTCCTGAAGAGACATCCATCTCACTTTACAAGCAGGGAAATACAGAAAAGAGATGGTCTAGTATGCCATTTGAGCAGTCCAGAACTAGCGTTATCTTGAAAGCCCTTGAACGCTTTTTAAGGAAAAATGCACGTGTTTTAGATATTGGATGCGGAGCCGGAGATTTTCTTGATTTTGCCAGAAACACAGGATGTCATACATTCGGTGTTGAATATTCTTTGGTTGGTCTAGATTTGGTTAAAAAGAAAGGTCATATAGCTTTCTCAGATCTAAAAGAAGCTAATGGCCTCTTTGAAGTCATAACTGCATTTGATCTAGTTGAGCATCTTTACAATCTACCCCAATTTATGGAGATGTGTTTAGAGAAACTATCTCCTAATGGATGCTTACTTTTCCTGACGGGTGATATTAGTTGTTTTTGGGCGCAGTTTACAGGCTCAAACTGGTGGTACGTCCGATATCCAGAGCATATTGTATTTCCCTCTAAAAAATACTTTGAGCTTCATCCTAAACTTCAATTAGTAGACTGGATTCCTACCTATGCATCTCCAGTCTATCAGCAGCCAATGCTTTCAGCGGCAAAGGCTATCACCAAAGCGTTGCGTGGAGGGGATTACTCTGGTCTACCTTCTATTGGGTCCGATCACATTTTAGTCATACTCAAACGAAAAAACTCTCTATAA
- a CDS encoding FkbM family methyltransferase, whose protein sequence is MPTAEELNQIVNQIAESERRKTLWLRNMEIETILDVGANTGQFAKFMHELFPRATLYSFEPLQDCYEELLDQFKDVPEFQAFNVALGDETGTVEMHRSEYSPSSSLLCMNELHKTSFPYSKQESLQKVDIVCLDDMANRLKLRKPMLVKLDVQGYEDKVISGGKNVINQADIVITELSVEQLYDGQPLFDDIYKTMASMGFQYRGNYDQLCSPDDGRVLQVDGIFSRA, encoded by the coding sequence ATGCCGACAGCCGAAGAGTTGAATCAAATCGTAAATCAAATCGCCGAATCCGAGCGGAGAAAAACATTATGGTTAAGAAATATGGAGATCGAAACAATTCTTGATGTCGGGGCAAATACAGGTCAGTTTGCAAAATTTATGCATGAACTGTTTCCTAGAGCAACACTCTACTCTTTTGAACCTTTGCAAGATTGTTATGAGGAATTACTGGATCAATTTAAAGATGTACCCGAGTTTCAAGCCTTTAATGTTGCTTTAGGAGATGAAACAGGGACGGTAGAAATGCATCGTAGTGAGTACTCTCCATCTTCTTCATTACTTTGTATGAATGAATTACATAAAACCTCTTTTCCTTATAGCAAACAAGAGAGCCTTCAAAAAGTTGATATCGTTTGTTTAGATGACATGGCTAACCGCTTAAAATTACGTAAGCCAATGCTAGTTAAGCTGGATGTACAAGGTTATGAAGATAAGGTGATTTCTGGAGGCAAAAACGTGATCAACCAGGCAGATATTGTAATCACTGAGTTATCGGTGGAACAGCTTTATGATGGTCAACCACTCTTTGATGACATTTACAAAACTATGGCCAGCATGGGATTTCAATATCGAGGGAACTATGACCAGCTTTGCAGCCCTGATGATGGACGTGTGTTACAAGTTGATGGAATTTTCTCTAGGGCGTAA
- a CDS encoding glycosyltransferase family 2 protein produces the protein MSDSINYPSISVVIPSFNQGQYIEETLLSVIGQGYPNLEVLVLDGGSTDNTVGILEKYSDKISYWHSKKDKGQADAINQGMNLSSGEIVCWINSDDMYLPGTLLDIGRRFQGLTDENYLIYGSALAINQVNENLFSGAHLASSFDAFKLTYDDFIVQPSSFWTRKLWQATGDLNTNYHYVLDWDWFIRASEFTKFEYVNKFFSIYRFHELHKTSTGGLKRRQEILEVVTKYSSDYWKSLYTKVNTHYASINKTKKNLDFLRIPKQKLFLCLFFPELIYFLKNQNDLGVVLGMYMI, from the coding sequence ATGTCTGACTCTATTAACTATCCCTCAATATCAGTTGTCATTCCCTCATTTAATCAAGGCCAGTACATAGAAGAAACCCTTCTTTCAGTCATTGGTCAAGGATATCCTAACTTAGAAGTTCTGGTGCTCGACGGTGGTAGCACGGATAATACCGTTGGGATTTTAGAAAAGTATTCCGATAAAATTTCATACTGGCATTCAAAAAAAGATAAAGGACAAGCTGACGCTATCAATCAAGGAATGAACCTTAGTTCTGGTGAGATAGTATGTTGGATTAATTCTGATGATATGTACCTCCCTGGAACTTTATTAGACATCGGCAGAAGATTTCAAGGCTTAACTGATGAAAATTATCTGATTTATGGTTCTGCACTGGCTATCAATCAAGTTAATGAAAATTTATTCAGTGGCGCTCATCTAGCTTCTTCATTCGATGCCTTTAAGTTAACTTATGACGACTTTATTGTGCAGCCGAGTTCATTCTGGACTCGAAAGCTATGGCAAGCTACGGGTGATCTAAATACTAACTACCACTATGTTCTTGATTGGGATTGGTTCATTAGAGCTTCTGAATTTACAAAGTTTGAATATGTTAATAAATTTTTCTCTATATATCGTTTTCATGAGCTTCATAAAACAAGCACGGGTGGTTTGAAAAGGCGGCAAGAGATTCTCGAAGTTGTTACTAAATATTCCTCAGATTACTGGAAGAGTTTATATACAAAGGTTAACACTCACTATGCATCAATTAATAAAACAAAAAAAAATCTAGACTTTCTAAGAATTCCAAAACAAAAGTTATTTCTGTGCCTTTTCTTTCCTGAATTGATCTATTTTCTGAAGAATCAAAACGATTTAGGGGTAGTTCTTGGTATGTACATGATCTGA
- a CDS encoding glycosyltransferase family 2 protein has translation MPIINAALTLKDLPPPPPGKLGWPWTDQSQSLLQRLPDGFEWPLISIVTPSYNQGQYIEETIRSVLLQGYPNLEFIIIDGTSTDNSVEIIRKYESWLTYWVSEPDKGQSDAIQKGFSLCTGVIWNWLNSDDLLEPNALQTIGITYQNHSSATIYSGYMTIFGQGESVLAPKCFEMLSELVCIWEKWAVPQPSVFLSRESCLKVKGLNTSLHYGMDYELYLRLSQLPRFNVQSIDTTVARIRRHPLSKTVSQQPAFMREIFNIFDDFAKNNLSTLPKGWRKSRELCAYISDLKFAEKCDLEESPKIPINSFITVSLKHLNKIWKYRYFWGTFKRILIKRLNILISLRNQ, from the coding sequence ATGCCAATTATTAACGCCGCTCTAACATTAAAAGACCTACCACCACCACCACCTGGTAAATTGGGATGGCCTTGGACAGATCAGAGCCAGTCTTTACTTCAACGACTTCCTGATGGCTTTGAATGGCCTCTAATCAGTATTGTCACACCTAGCTATAACCAGGGGCAATACATAGAGGAAACGATTCGTTCTGTATTGCTACAAGGCTATCCAAATCTGGAATTTATCATTATTGATGGGACTAGTACAGATAATTCGGTTGAGATTATTCGAAAATATGAGTCCTGGCTCACTTATTGGGTCAGTGAACCTGACAAAGGGCAGAGTGATGCTATTCAAAAAGGTTTTAGCTTATGCACTGGCGTAATCTGGAACTGGTTGAATTCTGACGACTTGCTCGAACCTAATGCCTTGCAAACAATTGGGATCACTTACCAAAATCATTCTTCTGCTACCATTTATAGCGGTTATATGACAATTTTTGGTCAAGGGGAATCGGTTTTGGCTCCTAAGTGCTTTGAAATGCTTTCTGAACTAGTTTGTATATGGGAAAAATGGGCGGTTCCTCAACCTTCCGTTTTCCTCTCCAGAGAAAGTTGCTTGAAAGTTAAAGGATTGAATACATCTCTTCATTATGGTATGGACTATGAACTATATTTGCGGCTATCCCAGCTTCCTAGATTCAATGTGCAGAGCATTGATACTACAGTCGCACGCATTCGCAGACATCCTCTGTCAAAAACAGTAAGTCAACAGCCCGCTTTCATGCGCGAAATCTTTAATATTTTTGATGATTTTGCCAAGAACAATCTGTCAACGCTCCCTAAAGGATGGCGTAAGTCTAGAGAACTATGTGCTTATATTTCAGATTTGAAGTTTGCTGAAAAGTGTGATTTAGAAGAGTCCCCCAAAATTCCCATAAATTCATTTATAACAGTTTCATTGAAGCATCTAAATAAAATTTGGAAATACAGATACTTTTGGGGAACTTTTAAGAGAATCCTGATTAAAAGACTGAATATATTGATTTCGCTGAGAAACCAATAA